A genomic region of Sarcophilus harrisii chromosome 6, mSarHar1.11, whole genome shotgun sequence contains the following coding sequences:
- the CCDC96 gene encoding coiled-coil domain-containing protein 96: protein MEVLEEEPEGAQAPLETPQPTSEEVPDVSEAGNPDGGEPEEMASKAEPAEGDEAAETEPRVVEDAQEAEEREVAAEEREGQAQEREGQAEEHEGEAEEHEGEAEEAEGEAEEHEGEAEKHEGAGEEFEEEAETEAEAEEDEGEEEEGEIPSTFSDVEESSAVGIPESLESRVEDWVSGDGARRPLRRDRESDVSLGSPEREEDFYVQQEEEEEEEEAEEAPDEMELKMQEQQLRSELLEQYHGLLSERNRIHQYNVHLQHKISQALRKKKSSEPGVEMADKTSSEVDTPEKEQTYQRYLNSLEELKKQQSEDVEWYQRELEQLRQHCQDKLAQVEKEWRAFQMVKKQVILQAMGSCRFAGGKQAALREVEQIQAVEDRKEKEMSAVRLENVQLKQCLTQLEARMKEQEELTEGLHLIDFEQLKIENQTFNEKVEERNEELLKLHYKVTSNVQIITHVKEKLHFVEFENLGLKSDLMEIDAQVAQKRDILTKTKKARDSLRVDNIKLHQKCGLLGKEMLLRDLEQKVDQTELLSQRLETLKRQHAGLTLSCKGLKQKIKEAKAFLPS from the coding sequence ATGGAAGTGCTCGAGGAGGAACCCGAGGGGGCCCAGGCTCCTTTGGAAACTCCGCAGCCAACGAGCGAGGAGGTGCCCGATGTCTCCGAGGCCGGGAACCCGGACGGCGGGGAGCCGGAGGAAATGGCTTCGAAGGCGGAACCGGCGGAGGGTGATGAGGCTGCGGAGACTGAGCCAAGAGTCGTGGAGGACGCCCAAGAGGCCGAAGAGCGTGAGGTCGCGGCCGAGGAGCGTGAAGGCCAGGCCCAAGAGCGCGAAGGGCAGGCCGAGGAGCATGAGGGCGAGGCCGAGGAGCATGAGGGCGAGGCTGAGGAGGCTGAGGGCGAGGCCGAGGAGCATGAGGGCGAGGCCGAGAAGCATGAGGGCGCGGGCGAGGAGTTTGAGGAAGAGGCCGAGACGGAGGCTGAGGCCGAGGAGGacgaaggggaggaggaggagggggagattCCGTCGACCTTCTCTGACGTCGAGGAGAGCAGCGCGGTCGGGATCCCAGAGTCCCTCGAAAGCCGCGTCGAGGACTGGGTCTCGGGAGACGGGGCGCGGCGGCCCCTGAGGCGGGATAGGGAGAGCGACGTGTCGCTGGGCTCCCCCGAGAGGGAAGAAGACTTCTACGtacagcaggaggaggaggaggaggaggaggaggcggaggaGGCGCCCGACGAGATGGAGCTGAAGATGCAGGAGCAGCAGCTGCGCAGCGAGCTCCTGGAGCAGTACCACGGGCTGCTCTCGGAGCGCAACCGCATCCACCAGTACAACGTGCACCTGCAGCATAAGATCTCGCAGGCCCTGCGCAAGAAGAAGAGCTCGGAGCCCGGGGTGGAGATGGCCGACAAGACCTCCTCGGAGGTGGACACGCCCGAGAAGGAGCAGACGTACCAGCGCTACCTGAACTCGCTGGAGGAGCTAAAGAAGCAGCAGAGCGAGGACGTGGAGTGGTACCAGCGCGAGCTGGAGCAGCTCCGGCAGCACTGCCAGGACAAGCTGGCGCAGGTGGAGAAGGAGTGGAGGGCTTTCCAGATGGTGAAGAAGCAGGTGATCCTGCAGGCCATGGGCAGCTGCCGCTTCGCGGGCGGGAAGCAGGCGGCGCTGCGCGAGGTGGAGCAGATCCAGGCGGTGGAGGACCGCAAGGAGAAGGAGATGAGCGCCGTGCGCCTGGAGAACGTGCAGCTCAAGCAGTGCCTGACCCAGCTGGAGGCCCGGATGAAGGAGCAGGAGGAGCTCACGGAGGGACTGCACCTCATCGACTTCGAGCAGCTCAAGATAGAGAACCAGACCTTCAACGAGAAGGTGGAGGAACGCAACGAGGAGCTCCTGAAACTGCACTACAAAGTCACCAGCAACGTCCAGATCATCACGCACGTGAAGGAGAAATTGCACTTCGTGGAGTTTGAGAATCTGGGCCTCAAGTCAGACCTTATGGAGATCGATGCTCAGGTGGCCCAGAAGAGGGACATCTTGACCAAGACCAAGAAGGCCAGGGACAGCCTCAGAGTCGATAACATCAAGTTACACCAGAAGTGTGGACTGTTGGGCAAAGAGATGCTGCTTCGGGACCTGGAGCAAAAGGTGGACCAAACCGAGCTGCTCAGTCAGCGGCTGGAAACCCTTAAGCGGCAGCACGCTGGGCTGACGCTCTCTTGCAAAGGGCTCAAACAGAAAATCAAGGAAGCCAAAGCCTTCCTCCCATCGTGA
- the TADA2B gene encoding transcriptional adapter 2-beta, which produces MRRREDGGLTGSDGACVLRRDIRLAGSGGSWALAVAAAVAAPAAAAGGGGGGGGCSSHPPSSAGGSGGVSVGGVGGSVAGERGKMAELGKKYCVYCLAEVSPLRFRCTECQDIELCPECFSAGAEIGHHRRWHGYQLVDGGRFTLWGPEAEGGWTSREEQLLLDAIEQFGFGNWEDMAAHVGASRTPQEVMEHYVSMYIHGNLGKACIPDTIPNRVTDHTCPSGGPLSPSLTTPLPPLDITVAEQQQLGYMPLRDDYEIEYDQDAETLISGLSVNYDDDDVEIELKRAHVDMYVRKLKERQRRKNIARDYNLVPAFLGKDKKDKEKSMKRKITKDEKEIRVKLRPLYQFMSCKEFDDFFENIHKEKMLRTKIRELQRYRRNGITKMEESAEYEAARHKREKRKENKNIANSKRGKEDGKDGEFAAIENLPGFELLSDREKVLCSSLNLSPARYLTVKTIIIKDHLQKRQGIPSKSRLPSYLDKVLKKRILNFLTESGWISRDAS; this is translated from the exons ATGCGCAGGAGGGAAGACGGCGGCCTGACGGGGTCGGATGGCGCCTGCGTATTGAGACGAGACATTCGGCTGGCTGGCTCCGGCGGCTCCTGGGCCTTGGCCGTAGCAGCAGCGGTGGCGGCTCCGGCAGCCGcggcgggcggcggcggcggcggcggcggttgTTCATCCCATCCGCCCTCGTCCGCCGGGGGAAGTGGCGGCGTCTCGGTCGGCGGCGTCGGCGGGAGCGTCGCGGGCGAGCGGGGGAAGATGGCGGAGCTGGGCAAGAAGTACTGTGTGTACTGCCTGGCCGAGGTGAGCCCGCTGCGCTTCCGCTGCACCGAGTGCCAGGACATCGAGCTGTGCCCCGAGTGCTTCTCGGCTGGCGCCGAGATCGGCCACCACCGGCGCTGGCACGGCTACCAGCTGGTGGACGGCGGCCGCTTCACGCTGTGGGGGCCCGAGGCCGAGGGCGGCTGGACCAGCCGGGAGGAGCAGCTTCTGCTTGATGCCATCGAGCAGTTCGGCTTCGGCAACTGG GAAGACATGGCTGCTCATGTTGGGGCTTCTCGGACACCTCAAGAAGTGATGGAGCACTATGTAAGCATGTACATCCATGGAAATCTTGGAAAAGCCTGCATCCCTGACACCATCCCAAATAGGGTGACAGATCATACATGCCCCAGTGGAGGACCCTTGTCTCCTAGTTTGACAACACCCTTGCCTCCTTTAGATATAACTGTTGCTGAACAGCAACAATTAGGGTATATGCCACTTCGGGATGACTATGAGATTGAATATGACCAAGATGCTGAGACTTTGATTAGTGGACTTTCAGTaaactatgatgatgatgatgtagaaATAGAGCTCAAGAGAGCACATGTGGACATGTATGTTAGAAAACTTAAGGAGAGGCAAAGACGAAAGAACATTGCCAGAGACTATAACTTAGTACCTGCCTTtttagggaaagataaaaaagataaagaaaagtcaATGAAACGTAAAATTACAAAAGATGAGAAGGAGATACGGGTGAAACTGAGGCCTTTGTACCAGTTTATGTCCTGTAAAGAATTTGATGACTTCTTTGAAAACATTCACAAAGAAAAGATGCTCCGAACAAAAATTCGAGAACTACAACGATACCGTCGAAATGGAATCACCAAAATGGAAGAGTCGGCAGAATATGAAGCTGCCAGGCACAAacgggagaaaaggaaagaaaataagaacataGCCAACtctaaaagaggaaaggaagatgggaaagaTGGGGAGTTTGCTGCAATTGAAAACCTCCCTGGCTTTGAGCTTTTGTCTGATAGGGAGAAGGTGCTTTGTAGTTCTTTAAATCTGAGCCCAGCTCGTTATCTGACTGTGAAAACAATTATCATAAAAGACCACCTCCAGAAACGACAGGGCATTCCATCTAAAAGTCGCCTCCCTAGTTATCTGGACAAAGTTCTcaagaaaaggattttaaatttcCTCACAGAAAGTGGTTGGATATCTAGGGATGCTTCCTGA
- the GRPEL1 gene encoding grpE protein homolog 1, mitochondrial — protein MAAQCSGLVRRTLPAIALSLRTSSRLLCTATKQKNNGQNLEDDSSQNEQKTDSASTEKTLTEEKVKLEEQLKETLEKYKRALADTENLRRRSQKLVEEAKLYGIQGFCKDLLEVADILEKATASVPKDEIKEENPHLKNLYEGLVMTEVQIQKVFTKHGLLKLNPVGAKFDPYEHEALFHTPVEGKEPGTIALVTKVGYKLHGRTLRPALVGVVKEP, from the exons ATGGCGGCCCAGTGTTCGGGTTTGGTGCGACGGACTCTCCCGGCGATCGCCCTCTCGCTCCG gacctCTTCTAGACTGCTCTGTACagcaacaaaacagaaaaataatggcCAGAACTTAGAAGATGATTCTAGTCAAAATGAACAGAAGACAGACAGTGCCTCTACAGAGAAGACACTAACTGAAGAGAAGGTCAAATTAGAAGAACAGCTAAAAGAAACATTG GAGAAGTACAAGAGAGCCTTAGCAGATACAGAGAACTTGAGGCGGCGGAGCCAGAAATTGGTAGAAGAGGCAAAATTATATG gtaTTCAAGGTTTCTGTAAAGATTTATTAGAAGTCGCTGATATTTTGGAAAAGGCAACAGCAAGTGTcccaaaagatgaaataaaagaagaaaacccTCATTTGAAAAACCTGTATGAGGGTCTTGTTATGACTGAAGTCCAGATTCAAAAAGTGTTCACAAAGCATGGTTTGCTCAAACTAAATCCTGTTGGTGCCAAATTTGATCCCTATGAACATGAAGCCTTGTTCCATACTCCAGTAGAGGGAAAGGAGCCTGGCACCATTGCACTAGTAACCAAAGTTGGGTATAAGCTACATGGGCGAACCTTGAGACCTGCTTTGGTGGGTGTTGTTAAAGAACCGTAG